The following proteins are encoded in a genomic region of Anabas testudineus chromosome 13, fAnaTes1.2, whole genome shotgun sequence:
- the gmnc gene encoding geminin coiled-coil domain-containing protein 1 — protein MATLASVWARDPRDLSERQHEPLTVWDSESVCNGSPPAGLMWMEQLSPHLQRNKQLQDTLLQREEELARLQEENNKLREFLNSSFVRDLEKKAKKLTADGRMKRKRNLTYVNDGLSENCGHQHLGPHQISKRVCRNLTAEFCSETHETSVSSEPKLDLWVLRTLGLKDRDTIDTSNETLSSSRSSLRSLVYDTAVISSPEQTLNSSFSPSVVTSTPSSANNYCQNATRQTQFSAEYQVANCGNSAKSPETCTASPGQHSDFTVTGLINQSEAPDAVIRSYSSLSAFQTPPLTEDLPFTQTPDRAELCCPPASCQVLPLQENPAEHPAYWTSLQGCQTPSQDTIQFSSLGERVDLCPTLLSSPVTNAPWMPISSTNPSAKPQRPATPHMPRSRTDLAFSMSLSPSSSVKTHSFPQGQAFVRKDSEGRWNFTWVPRQEP, from the exons ATGGCAACCCTGGCCTCTGTTTGGGCCCGTGACCCCCGTGACCTCAGTGAGAGGCAGCACGAGCCACTGACTGTGTGGG acTCTGAGAGTGTTTGCAACGGTTCTCCTCCTGCTGGTCTGATGTGGATGGAGCAGCTCTCACCCCACCtccagagaaacaaacag ctgcaggacactctgctgcagagagaggaggagctggCCAGACTGCAGGAGGAGAACAACAAACTCCGAGAGTTCCTCAACTCTTCGTTTGTGAGAGACCTGGAGAAAAAGGCTAAG AAACTAACCGCTGATGGGAGGATGAAGCGAAAGAGAAACCTGACGTACGTCAATGATGGACTTTCCGAGAACTGTGGTCATCAGCACTTGGGCCCACACCAGATCAGCAAGAGAGTCTGCAGGAACCTCACTGCCGAGTTCTGCTCTGAGACCCACGAAACGTCTGTATCTTCAGAACCAAAACTGGACCTGTGGGTTCTACGAACGCTGGGACTGAAGGACCGAGACACGATAGATACATCCAATGAAACCTTGTCTTCATCCAGATCCAGCCTCAGAAGTTTAGTTTATGATACTGCAGTAATCTCTTCCCCTGAGCAAACGCTCAACTCCTCCTTCAGCCCTTCAGTCGTCACCTCTACACCTTCATCTGCCAACAATTACTGCCAAAACGCAACACGTCAAACCCAGTTTAGTGCCGAATACCAAGTAGCAAACTGTGGTAATTCTGCCAAGTCACCTGAGACCTGCACAGCTTCTCCAGGTCAACACTCTGACTTCACTGTCACTGGGCTGATCAACCAGTCCGAAGCTCCCGACGCTGTGATCAGGAGCTACAGTTCGTTAAGTGCCTTCCAAACTCCACCACTGACAGAAGACCTACCCTTCACCCAGACACCAGACAGGGCAGAGCTCTGCTGCCCCCCTGCCTCGTGTCAAGTCCTGCCTCTGCAGGAAAACCCAGCAGAACATCCAGCGTACTGGACTTCACTGCAAGGCTGCCAGACACCATCACAAGACACGATCCAGTTCAGTTCACTTGGAGAAAGAGTTGATTTATGTCCCACTTTGTTGTCGAGTCCAGTCACAAATGCACCCTGGATGCCCATCAGCTCAACAAACCCATCAGCGAAACCTCAGCGTCCTGCAACGCCTCACATGCCTCGCAGCAGGACAGACTTGGCATTCAGTATGTCGCTCAGTCCGTCCAGCAGCGTGAAGACACACAGCTTCCCCCAGGGACAGGCCTTTGTCAGGAAGGACAGTGAGGGAAGGTGGAACTTCACATGGGTGCCCAGACAGGAACCATAG